The Fragaria vesca subsp. vesca unplaced genomic scaffold, FraVesHawaii_1.0 scf0510190, whole genome shotgun sequence genome segment GAAATAGTCTGTCATGAGTTACATAAAAATAGAGgaataaaaaaagaacatacatagAGAAAAGTGGTTATCCTTGATCGATCGTTGTTTAGCACATgtataatagaaaaagaaaagctaattcatgttagaaaattttcttgttaataaaaataagtttttgaaaaccAATAccttatattattttttttttcagagaTTTATGTTTCTAAATTAaggaatgaaattataattgaaatatgtagagtgaaaagtaattataatgagtattttttttattttatttgagaGATAATGAGTTTTTGACGAtcgataaagaaaaaaagaaagaattggaGGTCTAGTGAATGAATAAgatatgtaaatgtgtaataaataatatattgaaCTATATgtgaatattatttttttaaggaaaatatatgttaatattataaataaggttattttagaaatttgaatggaagtctaatgagcaaatgctagtatttaaaagtaaaacgGAGGAGtggagagaatgagaggtataatGAGCAAATTTGAAAGTTTTAATAGCCGCACTCACAAGGATGATAATGACCTCATATTTATAGACATAGATAATTGATCACAATGTGTatgtaatataaatattttactcAAAACCATTTTTTGCCAACAAAGTGAATATAAGACCCAAAATAAAACTCGCAGATGAGAAGATGAGTGCTACATAAATATGCAACAAAGGAGTCCTAGAATAGATATAAGACCTCAATACAAGACTCATCAGGGAAATTATAAACTGTACTCGGAACACCACGTGGCATTTGGTCCTCTCTAATACTATTGGTCGAAGTGTTTTTTATCTAGCTTATTTCTAATTGGTCTATTTATTTACCTCTACTTTTTTTCACCCATGTTAGTCTTATAAGAAATTAAGTTATATGATTAGCTAGGAACACCACCTGACAGTGCCACGTGGTGTTCTGGATAGGATACAGAGAAATAAATACTCGACTCATTGTTAGAGTTgggcagttttttttttttttctccgtACGATCATTTGCACTTTGAAGCATTCTTGGCGCCAAATTCATAGCAGTTCCCGCTAAAAATCACAAGCCACCACATAACAAAACCCAGTATTCCAGGAGAAGACCATAAAGGcagaaaacacagaaaagaaagagaaagaagatagCAGATTAGCAGACACGAAAATTCCAGCGATGGGCAAAGAGAAGCAGTATTGGCTTCTAAAAACAGAGCCAGGAGAGTGGTCATGGGAGGACCAAGCAGCCAACAACGGCATAACCAAATGGGATGGAGTCAAGAACAAGCAGGCACAGAAGTACCTCAAGTCCATGAACCTCGATGACCTCTGCTTCTTCTACCACTCCGGCGGTAAAGCCCGCCGCGTAGTCGGCGTCGTGAAGGTTGTGCGGGAATGGTATTTGGAAGGCGAAGACGGTGACGGTGCGGTTGACGTGAAGGCGATTGGGGAGATGAGGAGGCCGATTGACTTGAAGGAGATGAAGGGCGAGGAGGGTCTTAAAGGGTTTGTTCTGTTTCGGCAGCCTAGGCTTTCAGTTGTGCCGGTTTCGGAGGATGTGTGGTTGAAAGTTTGTGATTTGGGAGGTGGGTTTGAAGGGGATGGTATTGTTGTGGAGGATGATGTATCTGGTGATGAAGTAGATGATTGAATAGGAGGTGGCCAGGTgggttttggttcttttttttgtttgcataCTAGTGTTTGTGATAATGCCTCAATGAACCATAGCTGCTTGTATTTTGGATTGTGTTTTATGGGCAATAGTAGACTTAATTCACATGtccatttttgttgtttttgatggGCTAAAGGGAATTTAGGCTTGTAATCGATCAGTACGTTTAACCTGCACAACATGTATGCGGTTTTAGGAGCTATGATTTGGTAGGAGATCGATTTGCATTCTTTTGGTTTCGCCTAATTTGGAGTTGAAGCTAGTTCATGACAACTTCAAGCGCAACAATTGACTACGTGGGTTAAGTAGTCACTTCTTCACACAACATAGGCTCTGAAGATCGAAGATCCGGCGGACTCCTCTACAACAATCCTACCAATATCAGAATCAACCACTGGTTTATCTTTCAAAGCTGCAACATCTCTTGCAACCTCTTTCCTAACCGACTTCGGTTGAATGGTTTCCTCTTTCAGATCAAATCGCTTACGACTCTTCAGTTTAGGTCTAGCTGACCCAGAGCTTCCATCATCAGTATCACTTTGAGCTTGTTTCCCGATCCCTTACGTCGTACACGCATATATTATCaattaatcattttcttttgggagAGACAAAGCAATCGCCGGTCTCTCCTGAATTGCCGATTCTGAGACAAAATCAATTTCTTGCCCGCTCAcacaagagaaagagaggccTCTCTCTTCTGGCAACATTTCTCAGTTTTCATCAAACCCGGAGTACCTTGAGGTTCCTCAGCAGGCTTGCAGCATTGTGCCTGTCAACATATGAAGCATTCAAGCCTGCCTTCAAATGG includes the following:
- the LOC101306689 gene encoding thymocyte nuclear protein 1-like encodes the protein MGKEKQYWLLKTEPGEWSWEDQAANNGITKWDGVKNKQAQKYLKSMNLDDLCFFYHSGGKARRVVGVVKVVREWYLEGEDGDGAVDVKAIGEMRRPIDLKEMKGEEGLKGFVLFRQPRLSVVPVSEDVWLKVCDLGGGFEGDGIVVEDDVSGDEVDD